One genomic segment of Arachis duranensis cultivar V14167 chromosome 4, aradu.V14167.gnm2.J7QH, whole genome shotgun sequence includes these proteins:
- the LOC107482665 gene encoding uncharacterized protein LOC107482665, with amino-acid sequence MSCCVSCCASLTCGLCSSVASGISQKSARIGYCGLFGASLILSWILREVGAPLLEKLPWIDSSDAQTKEWYQIQAVLRVSLGNCLFFSILALIMIGVKDQNDRRDSWHHGGWTVKMVIWLLLVILSFFLPDVIILAYGFISKFGAGFFLLIQVILLLDFTHTWNDAWVAKDEQKWYIALLAVSITCYIGAYVLSGILFIWFDPSGYDCGLNVFFLIMTMILAFVFAVIALHPQVNGSLLPASVISLYCAYVCYTGLSSEPHDYECNGLNKSRAVSTGTLVLGMLTTVLSVLYSAVRAGSSTALLASPPSSPKSGGNKPLLEAELEEGKSKKGEEKESKPVSYSYSFFHLIFALASMYSAMLLSGWTSTSDSSDLIDVGWTSVWVRIGTEWATAGLYIWTLLAPFLFPDREFA; translated from the exons ATGTCGTGTTGCGTATCTTGTTGCGCGTCCCTAACATGCGGACTCTGCAGCTCCGTTGCTTCTGGAATCTCCCAGAAATCTGCTAGGATCGGTTACTGTGGTCTCTTTGGTGCCTCTCTCATCCTTTCATGGATTCTCAGAGAAGTTGGTGCTCCTCTTTTGGAGAAACTCCCCT GGATAGATTCTTCTGATGCTCAGACAAAGGAATGGTATCAAATACAAGCAGTTCTTCGAGTGAGCTTGGGGAATTGcttattttttagtattctaGCGCTTATAATGATTGGTGTGAAGGACCAGAATGATAGGCGTGATTCCTGGCACCATGGTGGATGGACTGTGAAAATGGTGATATGGCTTTTGCTCGTGattctttcatttttccttCCAGATGTCATAATATTAGCATATG GGTTTATATCTAAATTTGGGGCTGGCTTTTTCTTATTGATCCAAGTGATTCTCTTACTTGACTTTACACACACTTGGAATGATGCATGGGTTGCAAAAGATGAGCAGAAATG GTACATTGCTTTACTTGCTGTGTCGATCACATGCTATATTGGAGCCTATGTACTATCAGGAATTCTTTTCATCTGGTTCGACCCTTCTGGATATGATTGTGGCCTCAATGTCTTCTTTCTTATCATGACCATGATCCTTGCATTTGTATTTGCAGTAATTGCTTTACATCCTCAG GTGAATGGAAGCTTGCTGCCTGCATCTGTGATTTCCCTTTACTGTGCCTATGTGTGCTACACGGGTCTTTCTAGTGAACCTCATGACTATGAATGCAATGGTCTTAACAAGTCCAGAGCTGTCAGCACAGGCACCCTTGTTCTTGGCATGCTAACAACTGTGTTATCCGTCTTGTATTCTGCTGTTCGTGCTGGATCTTCAACTGCACTTTTAGCATCTCCACCATCTTCACCAAAATCTG gTGGGAATAAACCTCTTCTTGAAGCAGAACTTGAAGAAGGAAAATCAAAGAAGGGAGAGGAGAAGGAATCAAAGCCAGTTAGTTATTCCTACTCATTCTTCCACCTCATATTTGCGCTTGCTAGTATGTACTCTGCCATGCTTCTCTCTGGGTGGACCAGCACATCCGACAGCTCCGATCTCATTGATGTTGGCTGGACATCAGTGTGGGTGCGGATCGGCACGGAGTGGGCCACTGCTGGATTGTACATTTGGACTCTCTTGGCTCCTTTCCTCTTCCCTGATCGAGAGTTTGCTTAA
- the LOC107482666 gene encoding LOW QUALITY PROTEIN: pentatricopeptide repeat-containing protein At5g19020, mitochondrial (The sequence of the model RefSeq protein was modified relative to this genomic sequence to represent the inferred CDS: inserted 2 bases in 1 codon), which produces MFHLLWVFNSKNLRIKFFPQTLKWVSTSATKAPPSEDPQHFIRIFFNARQNQNHYECELALVSALKCCSSSSAAPLGRQFHSLVVKLGFHSNTFIRNSLISMYSKCGSLFDAQLLFKACPTLDPVSCNIMVSGYMRASQIGCARQLFDVMPGKGFVSYTTMIMGLVKNGCFGDALEVFKDMMDHSVVPNEVTLVNVVSACLHFGEIWNCRMVHALIIKLVVEGQVVVSTNLMHAYCGCLGLGEARRLFDEMPEPNLVSWNVILNGYSKAGHLEMTKELFERIPDKDVVSWGTMIDCCIQTTCLHEALVMYRAMLQNGIGPNEVMVVNLVSACGRETAVNEGRQLHGTVVKKGFDCYNFIQTTIIYFYSSCGMMDLANLQFEVGVKDHLKSWNALIAGFIKNKMMEQARQIFEELPERDVFSWSTMIAGYAQTEQPRMALDLFHKMIASGVKPNEVTMVGVFSAIATLGALNEGRWAHEYTTSQCIPLNDNLCAAMIDMYAKCGSINTALRFFNQIRDIVSSVSAWNAIICGLASHGHASMCLEVFSDLHRYGIKPNPITFIGVLSACCHAGLVDHGXHGNVDIGERAAQSLAGVAPSHGGGKVLLSNIYADAGRWEDVSLVRRVLWSQRMERMPGFSGVVR; this is translated from the exons ATGTTTCACCTCCTGTGGGTCTTCAATTCTAAGAATCTCAGAATAAAATTCTTCCCTCAAACACTTAAATGGGTTTCCACTTCAGCCACCAAAGCCCCTCCTTCAGAAGACCCACAGCACTTCATTCGTATTTTCTTCAATGCAAGACAAAATCAGAACCACTACGAATGCGAGCTTGCACTTGTTTCCGCTCTCAAGTGTTGTTCCTCATCCTCCGCCGCTCCTTTGGGCCGCCAATTCCATTCCTTGGTCGTCAAACTCGGATTCCATTCCAACACCTTCATTCGTAACAGCTTGATCAGCATGTACTCTAAATGCGGCTCCTTGTTCGATGCCCAGTTGCTCTTTAAGGCTTGTCCTACGTTGGACCCTGTTTCTTGTAATATCATGGTGTCTGGGTACATGAGAGCTAGCCAAATTGGCTGTGCCCGCCAACTGTTTGACGTAATGCCTGGTAAAGGTTTTGTATCCTATACCACCATGATAATGGGTCTTGTTAAAAATGGTTGCTTTGGGGATGCCCTTGAGGTTTTTAAGGACATGATGGATCACAGTGTGGTCCCTAATGAGGTCACTTTGGTGAATGTAGTGTCTGCTTGCTTACATTTTGGTGAGATATGGAACTGCCGGATGGTTCACGCATTGATTATTAAGTTGGTTGTTGAGGGGCAGGTAGTTGTCTCGACTAATTTGATGCATGCTTATTGTGGTTGTTTGGGTTTAGGGGAAGCGAGGAGGCTGTTTGATGAGATGCCTGAGCCTAATTTGGTGTCCTGGAATGTGATTTTGAATGGGTATTCAAAGGCGGGGCATCTTGAGATGACCAAGGAGTTGTTTGAGAGGATTCCTGATAAGGATGTTGTTTCTTGGGGGACGATGATCGATTGTTGCATCCAAACAACTTGTTTGCATGAAGCTTTGGTGATGTATCGTGCAATGCTTCAGAATGGAATAGGGCCTAATGAAGTCATGGTTGTGAATTTGGTTTCAGCATGTGGTCGTGAGACAGCAGTCAACGAAGGTCGGCAATTGCATGGAACAGTTGTTAAGAAAGGATTTGACTGTTACAATTTCATACAGACTACGATCATCTATTTTTATTCATCTTGTGGGATGATGGACCTTGCCAATTTACAATTTGAAGTGGGTGTAAAGGATCACCTAAAATCATGGAATGCTCTTATTGCTggattcataaaaaataaaatgatggaGCAGGCAAGGCAAATCTTTGAAGAGTTGCCCGAAAGAGACGTATTTTCGTGGAGTACAATGATTGCTGGCTATGCACAAACTGAACAACCAAGAATGGCTCTTGATCTATTCCACAAAATGATAGCTAGTGGGGTCAAACCAAATgaagttaccatggtgggtgTATTTTCCGCAATTGCCACTCTAGGTGCATTGAATGAAGGAAGATGGGCCCATGAGTACACTACTAGTCAATGCATTCCTTTGAATGACAATTTATGTGCAGCCATGATTGATATGTATGCAAAATGTGGGAGCATCAACACCGCCTTACGATTTTTCAATCAGATTCGAGACATTGTGTCTTCCGTGTCTGCATGGAATGCAATTATATGTGGATTAGCATCACACGGACATGCAAGTATGTGCCTAGAGGTTTTTTCTGATTTGCATAGGTATGGTATTAAGCCCAATCCAATTACATTTATAGGAGTCCTTAGTGCTTGTTGTCATGCTGGGCTAGTGGATCATGG TCACGGAAATGTAGATATTGGAGAGAGGGCTGCACAGAGCTTAGCCGGGGTGGCACCATCTCATGGTGGAGGTAAAGTTCTCCTATCGAACATATACGCAGATGCAGGAAGGTGGGAAGATGTATCATTGGTAAGAAGAGTATTGTGGAGTCAGAGAATGGAAAGAATGCCTGGGTTCAGTGGTGTTGTAAGATAG